TCAGCCCAATACGGCCCTTTGGGCCAATAGCGTGGCTTTTGGGGTCTTGCACTTCCTCAAGCCCCTAAACGAAATTTTGCGAACGTGGCCTGCGTTTCCAGGGTTGGTGCTGCTGGGCTTGACGCTTGTCTGGGCGCGGCGATCGCGCCAAGGCCGCCTGGGGCTGTCAATTGGGCTCCATGCAGGTTTGGTGTGGGGGTACTACGTGGCCGATGTGGGCAAGCTGCTCACCTATACGCAGCAGGTTCCCGTGTGGGTGACGGGAATTGACCGTAATCCGCTGGCAGGACTGATGGGCCTGATGTTTTTGGGGGCGATCGCCGCTGTTTTGCAGCGCCAGAGCGCCAAGAGTACCGCAGCGAAGTAGCGTGTAACGCGGCGATCAGCGCCCCTCAGCGCTTGGTAGCAGCTAGGCGAGTGCCAATCAAGCAAGCACCCGTCACGCTGACGCCGCTGAGATTAGCATCGTCTAGGTCGGCGCACAGCAGATTCGCGCCGGTCAGGGTCGCCCCGGCAAGGTTGGCACCGTGCAGGTTCGCTTCTTCAAGATTTGCCTCGTTGAGCAAAGCTCCCTGGAGGTCCGCTTGGCTGAGGTCGACGCCGCGCAAGTTCGCACCGCTGAGGTTGGCACCGCGCAGATCCACACCCCGCAGATCCACGCCTTGCAGGTTGACGCCCATGAGGTTAGCGCCATTGAGAAACGCGCCGGCCAGGGAAACCTGGCTGAGCTTGGCCCCCATCAAGTTGGCGCCGCGCAGGTTGCTGCCCCGCAAATCAGCGCCGGTTAGGTCCGCTTGCATGAGGTTGGCGCCCCAGAGATTGGCTCGCAGGTCTGCCGCCACGAGCTGCGCCCCCATCAGGTTGGCGCCATCCAGGCGCGATCGCTCCAGCTTGGCATAGCTGAAATTTGCGCCGGTCAGGACCGCGCCGGACCAGTCCGTGCCCCGCAAGTCAGCGTTCGAGAAGTCCTCATCGCTGAGATCCACACCACCAATGTGCTTGACGTTCCCTGCGCGAATGGCCTCAAGATTCATAACGTTGACCTGTGGTGTAGAAATTCGCAGTTTGACCGGCGATCGCCTCTTGCTTGGCGTCGGCATCGAGCAGCCAGAAGCTCGAGGTCAGTCTGGGCGGCGAGGTTGAGAGGCCCAGACCTTGCTGGAAGCCGTGGGCCAGCAGGGCTAGAGTCTCGACCAGCTTGGGGTCCCAGCGCTCTCCCTGCTGGGCGCGGCAGTCGGCTAGGGCCAGGGCAAACGGGCTCTCTGCCGCGGCCTCAGCAGCCTGCTGCTGGGCGCGGTGCGCCACAACTCGCTGCTGGAAGTGGGCAACCAGTCCCAGGATGCGCGACTCAATGGGAATCTCTTCTCCAGCCAGGCCCGCCGGCTGACCCTGGCCCTGCCACCACTCGGTTTGATGGGTAATGATTTCGGCCACCACTCGCAGGCGGGGCATGGTGCGCAGAATCTGGGCCCCAGGCACCAGAGGACAGCAGGGTGCCGCTTCTGTCTCTTCGCCCGTAGCCACCAGCAGGCTGTCCATGCCTTGCAGCGGCGCAATGCGGTGGAGCAGGCCTGCCAAACGCAAATGCTTGAGGCGCCAAGCGGGCAAATCGAGGAGCTGGCCCATCATTTCGGCGATCGCCCCGACCTCTGCCGCCGCCATGGGATTGGCGGCATCCGCCTGGTCTACGAGCTGGGCCATCCGCAAGAAGGCCTGGACTTCATTGGAGACCAGGTTGTGATCGAGGGCGCTCCGGTGGGACGACGCCAGCTCCCGCATCTGGAGCGAGAGGTCTTGCTGGTAGGCGTGCAAGTAGTCAACGACCCGCGCCACGATCGCGCCAAAGTCTTCGGTCTCCTGGGTCTGGGCCGCCGCAGCTTTGATGGTCTGGAGCTGACTGGCCAAATGGGCTTCTAGCTCTGGGTCGTAGCGGCCGATGTGGGCGATCGCCAGCTCCATCGTCTGGGCCACCAGCGCCGGCTCAAAGGTCCAAAAGCCATAGAACTTGCGCTCTCGGTCCTCTGTCGGCAAGCCTTCGGGGCCGTAGTCTGCCTCAGATAGCTCCTGGCACAGCACCATCGCCGTGTAGGTAGGCGAGTAAATCATCAAGTGCCATTCCTGGGCCACCGGATCGGTCGTCTCTAGGGGCACCAGGGCCACATTTGGGCGCTGGCTCGTGGGATGGTCCGCAAACCCCGTGTCTGGAGCGGCCATGATCACCACTTGGTGCGATCGCTCAGCCA
This genomic stretch from Geitlerinema sp. PCC 7407 harbors:
- a CDS encoding pentapeptide repeat-containing protein, translating into MNLEAIRAGNVKHIGGVDLSDEDFSNADLRGTDWSGAVLTGANFSYAKLERSRLDGANLMGAQLVAADLRANLWGANLMQADLTGADLRGSNLRGANLMGAKLSQVSLAGAFLNGANLMGVNLQGVDLRGVDLRGANLSGANLRGVDLSQADLQGALLNEANLEEANLHGANLAGATLTGANLLCADLDDANLSGVSVTGACLIGTRLAATKR
- a CDS encoding DICT sensory domain-containing protein, with product MLEGSILQRLALARETGPKNQAPFSYGVYYKNTLVALCHALEDSILQAKTAPLVITAFQQGKWYLQEADRYGDLAERSHQVVIMAAPDTGFADHPTSQRPNVALVPLETTDPVAQEWHLMIYSPTYTAMVLCQELSEADYGPEGLPTEDRERKFYGFWTFEPALVAQTMELAIAHIGRYDPELEAHLASQLQTIKAAAAQTQETEDFGAIVARVVDYLHAYQQDLSLQMRELASSHRSALDHNLVSNEVQAFLRMAQLVDQADAANPMAAAEVGAIAEMMGQLLDLPAWRLKHLRLAGLLHRIAPLQGMDSLLVATGEETEAAPCCPLVPGAQILRTMPRLRVVAEIITHQTEWWQGQGQPAGLAGEEIPIESRILGLVAHFQQRVVAHRAQQQAAEAAAESPFALALADCRAQQGERWDPKLVETLALLAHGFQQGLGLSTSPPRLTSSFWLLDADAKQEAIAGQTANFYTTGQRYES